In a genomic window of Vigna angularis cultivar LongXiaoDou No.4 chromosome 6, ASM1680809v1, whole genome shotgun sequence:
- the LOC108345529 gene encoding uncharacterized protein LOC108345529 isoform X4, with the protein MQHASSPDGYVQAKVASVASQLMKRGWLEFMVGEKVVFFYQVNKAVVGADGIDMQFAGIKFLESLLSEFSPSTSSAMGLPREFHEQCRRSFEREYLKTFYHWTQEAALSVTNQIIESDSAVPEVKVCTAALDLMLQILNWDFRSNNSDTKLNVNVFSSGVRQDGDSLKKSECHVVQPGSEWRDVLVLSGHVGWLLSLYAALRLKFSREGYWIDCPVAVSARKLVVQFCSLTGPVFLSDDRKMHEQHLLQLLSGIIEWVDPPDAVSKAIENGKSDSEMLDGCRALLAIANVTTPHDFDGLLKSMRPMGTLTFLSMLMSEVIKVLMTSNTEEETWSWEARDVLLDTWTAILTPINTMNVNALLPPDGITAAANLFSFIVECELRLASATAFNDEGNSDYLHASVSAMDERLSCYALIARACIDVTIPLLLRVFSERVARLNQGRGIIDLTETLEELYSLLLIIGHVIADEGEGELPLVPNTIQTQFVVDFVEADRHPVILLSSSILKFAEQCLSPEMRASVFSPRLMESIIWFLARWSRTYLMSSDGIAEKILDSGHHHEHSSKKTLLCFFGEHNQGKLVLDIIVRIAFITLTSYQGEKDLQGLTCYQLLHSLVQQKHICIHLVTLNSWHELATSFSTEKTLMLLDTAHQRSLAQTLVRSASGIRNSEASSQYVRNLMGPIATYIVEISRKHNFRSIAQQPDILLSVSCMLERLRGAASASEPRTQKAIYELGFSVMNPILILLEVYKHESAVVYLLLKFVVDWVDGQITYLEAQETAAVVDFCMRLLQLYSSHNIGKISLSLSLSLISESKTDKYRDLRALLQLLSSLCSKDMIDFSSDSIEAQGTNISQSISSACVLQVVYYGLHMVAPLISMELLKYPKLCHDYFSLLSHMLEVYPETFALLNSEAFAHVLGTLDFGLHHQDADVVSKSLRALQALASYHYKETGNGNIGLGAHTTGLKDSSGNVQEGLLSRFLRSLLQLLLFEDYSSDLISVAADALLPLILCEQGLYQRLGNELIERQPNPTLKTRLANAFHTLTSANQLSSSLDRINYQRFRKNLTSFLVEVRGFLRTM; encoded by the exons ATGCAACATGCTAGTTCTCCTGATGGTTATGTTCAAGCAAAGGTCGCATCTGTGGCTAGTCAGTTGATGAAAAGGGGTTG GCTTGAGTTTATGGTTGGAGAGAAGGTGGTTTTCTTTTATCAG GTGAACAAGGCCGTTGTGGGTGCTGATGGGATAGACATGCAGTTTGCTGGAATAAAATTCCTTGAATCATTG CTATCAGAATTTTCTCCATCTACTTCAAGTGCTATGGGCCTTCCAAGGGAATTTCATGAGCAGTGTAGGAGGTCATTTGAACGGGAGTACCTGAAG ACATTCTACCATTGGACCCAAGAAGCCGCCTTAAGTGTCACAAACCAGATTATTGAATCTGACTCTGCTGTACCTGAGGTTAAAGTTTGCACTGCTGCACTGGATCTCATGCTTCAAATCCTGAATTGGGATTTTCGTAGCAATAACAGTGACACAAAACTAAATGTAAATGTCTTCTCTTCTGGAGTTAGACAGGATGGGGATTCTCTCAAAAAGTCTGAATGTCACGTAGTGCAG CCTGGTTCTGAATGGCGTGATGTGTTAGTTTTAAGTGGTCATGTTGGATGGCTTTTGAGTTTATATGCAGCATTGAGGCTGAAATTTTCACGCGAAGGATACTGGATTGACTGCCCTGTTGCAGTCTCTGCTCGAAAGCTAGTTGTACAATTTTGTTCTTTAACAGGACCTGTATTTCTTTCTG ATGATAGAAAAATGCATGAGCAACATCTTCTGCAGCTCCTATCTGGGATAATAGAGTGGGTAGATCCTCCTGATGCTGTTTCAAAAGCTATTGAAAATGGGAAAAGTGACAG TGAGATGCTTGATGGCTGTCGAGCATTATTGGCCATTGCAAATGTAACAACTCCCCATGATTTTGACGGTTTGCTAAAATCTATGAG GCCTATGGGTACTCTTACCTTTTTGTCAATGTTGATGTCTGAAGTTATTAAAGTCCTCATGACTAGTAACACAGAAGAGGAGACTTGGAGCTGGGAAGCACGTGATGTTTTATTGGATACTTGGACTGCCATTCTAACG CCAATAAATACAATGAATGTGAATGCTTTGCTTCCGCCTGATGGGATAACAGCTGCTGCTAATCTCTTCAGTTTCATTGTAGAGTGCGAGCTACGAT tgGCTTCTGCAACAGCATTTAATGATGAGGGCAATTCAGACTATCTTCATGCTTCTGTATCAG CCATGGATGAAAGGTTAAGCTGCTATGCGCTTATTGCAAGAGCTTGTATTGATGTTACAATTCCTTTGCTCCTAAGAGTATTTTCCGAGCGGGTTGCACGCCTTAATCAG GGCAGAGGCATCATCGACTTGACTGAAACATTGGAAGAACTTTATTCATTGTTGCTTATTATTGGTCATGTAATTGCAGATGAAGGGGAGGGGGAACTACCATTG GTTCCTAATACGATACAAACCCAGTTTGTTGTTGATTTCGTTGAAGCAGATAGGCACCCTGTTATTTTACTTTCCAG CTCAATCTTAAAATTTGCTGAGCAGTGCCTCAGTCCGGAAATGAGGGCATCAGTTTTTAGTCCGCGACTAATGGAG TCAATTATATGGTTCCTTGCAAGGTGGTCTCGTACATATTTGATGTCTTCTGATGGGATTGCGGAGAAAATATTAGATTCAGGTCATCATCACGAGCATAGTTCAAAAAAGACTTTGCTTTGCTTCTTTGGAGAACATAACCAAGGGAAACTTGTTCTTGATATTATTGTTCGTATAGCTTTCATCACACTTACATCTTATCAAGGAGAGAAGGATTTGCAG GGACTCACTTGTTACCAGTTACTTCATTCTCTGGTTCAGCAAAAGCATATATGCATCCACCTTGTTACTCTG AATTCATGGCATGAACTAGCAACCTCATTTTCCACTGAAAAGACTTTGATGTTGTTGGACACTGCTCATCAG CGATCTCTTGCACAAACACTAGTTCGTTCAGCTTCAGGCATAAGAAATTCAGAGGCATCTAGTCA gtaTGTAAGAAATCTCATGGGTCCTATTGCAACATACATAGTGGAGATATCTAGGAAGCATAATTTTAGAAGCATTGCCCAACAACCAGATATTCTCCTTTCG GTCAGCTGCATGTTGGAACGGCTACGTGGAGCTGCAAGTGCGTCCGAACCTCGAACACAGAAGGCTATCTATGAACTGGGATTCTCTGTAATGAATCCCATTCTAATTCTTCTTGAAGTTTATAAACATGAG TCTGCAGTTGTCTACCTGCTACTTAAATTTGTAGTTGACTGGGTTGATGGACAAATTACATACTTGGAGGCCCAAGAAACTGCTGCCGTCGTTGATTTCTGCATGCGTTTGCTTCAGCTGTATTCATCTCACAATATTGGCAAG ATATCACTAAGTCTGTCACTCAGCTTAATTAGTGAGTCTAAAACAGACAAGTATAGAGATTTGCGtgcacttcttcaacttctctcAAGTCTTTGCTCTAAAGACATG ATTGATTTCTCGTCAGATTCGATTGAGGCCCAAGGCACTAACATATCTCAG TCAATTTCTAGTGCATGTGTCTTGCAGGTGGTTTACTATGGACTTCACATGGTCGCGCCATTGATTTCTATGGAACTCTTAAAATATCCCAAACTTTGTCATGAT tatttttctctcctttcaCATATGTTGGAGGTTTATCCAGAAACATTTGCGCTACTAAATAGTGAAGCCTTTGCTCATGTACTTGGAACCCTTGATTTTGGTCTTCACCATCAG GACGCAGATGTGGTTAGTAAGAGTCTGAGAGCTCTGCAAGCTCTTGCTTCTTACCACTACAAAGAGACTGGTAATGGTAATATAGGCTTGGGTGCCCACACCACGGGTCTTAAGGATTCAAGTGGGAATGTTCAGGAAGGTCTTTTGAGCCGTTTTCTTCGTTCATTGCTGCAGCTTCTCCTTTTTGAGGATTATAG TTCGGATCTGATCAGTGTTGCAGCAGATGCTCTCCTTCCATTAATCCTGTGTGAGCAAGGCCTGTATCAG AGATTGGGGAATGAATTGATAGAGAGACAACCAAATCCAACACTCAAAACTAGGCTGGCAAATGCATTTCACACACTAACAAGTGCAAATCAGCTTTCTTCCTCCCTGGATCGAATAAATTACCAGAGGTTTAGAAAAAATCTTACTAGTTTCCTAGTTGAAGTTCGTGGATTTCTAAGGACAATGTGA
- the LOC108345529 gene encoding uncharacterized protein LOC108345529 isoform X1 has translation MHMQGFTPTTDLKELQSTMRAIEQACTSIQMHINPGASEAVILSLGQSSQPYKTCQFILENSQVATARFQAAAAIREAAIREWVVLSADVKRNLISFCLCYIMQHASSPDGYVQAKVASVASQLMKRGWLEFMVGEKVVFFYQVNKAVVGADGIDMQFAGIKFLESLLSEFSPSTSSAMGLPREFHEQCRRSFEREYLKTFYHWTQEAALSVTNQIIESDSAVPEVKVCTAALDLMLQILNWDFRSNNSDTKLNVNVFSSGVRQDGDSLKKSECHVVQPGSEWRDVLVLSGHVGWLLSLYAALRLKFSREGYWIDCPVAVSARKLVVQFCSLTGPVFLSDDRKMHEQHLLQLLSGIIEWVDPPDAVSKAIENGKSDSEMLDGCRALLAIANVTTPHDFDGLLKSMRPMGTLTFLSMLMSEVIKVLMTSNTEEETWSWEARDVLLDTWTAILTPINTMNVNALLPPDGITAAANLFSFIVECELRLASATAFNDEGNSDYLHASVSAMDERLSCYALIARACIDVTIPLLLRVFSERVARLNQGRGIIDLTETLEELYSLLLIIGHVIADEGEGELPLVPNTIQTQFVVDFVEADRHPVILLSSSILKFAEQCLSPEMRASVFSPRLMESIIWFLARWSRTYLMSSDGIAEKILDSGHHHEHSSKKTLLCFFGEHNQGKLVLDIIVRIAFITLTSYQGEKDLQGLTCYQLLHSLVQQKHICIHLVTLNSWHELATSFSTEKTLMLLDTAHQRSLAQTLVRSASGIRNSEASSQYVRNLMGPIATYIVEISRKHNFRSIAQQPDILLSVSCMLERLRGAASASEPRTQKAIYELGFSVMNPILILLEVYKHESAVVYLLLKFVVDWVDGQITYLEAQETAAVVDFCMRLLQLYSSHNIGKISLSLSLSLISESKTDKYRDLRALLQLLSSLCSKDMIDFSSDSIEAQGTNISQSISSACVLQVVYYGLHMVAPLISMELLKYPKLCHDYFSLLSHMLEVYPETFALLNSEAFAHVLGTLDFGLHHQDADVVSKSLRALQALASYHYKETGNGNIGLGAHTTGLKDSSGNVQEGLLSRFLRSLLQLLLFEDYSSDLISVAADALLPLILCEQGLYQRLGNELIERQPNPTLKTRLANAFHTLTSANQLSSSLDRINYQRFRKNLTSFLVEVRGFLRTM, from the exons AAAATTCACAGGTGGCAACTGCCAGGTTTCAAGCGGCTGCAGCAATCCGAGAAGCTGCTATTAGAGAATGGGTTGTTCTCAGTGCTGATGTCAAGAGAAACTTGATAAG TTTTTGTCTATGCTATATCATGCAACATGCTAGTTCTCCTGATGGTTATGTTCAAGCAAAGGTCGCATCTGTGGCTAGTCAGTTGATGAAAAGGGGTTG GCTTGAGTTTATGGTTGGAGAGAAGGTGGTTTTCTTTTATCAG GTGAACAAGGCCGTTGTGGGTGCTGATGGGATAGACATGCAGTTTGCTGGAATAAAATTCCTTGAATCATTG CTATCAGAATTTTCTCCATCTACTTCAAGTGCTATGGGCCTTCCAAGGGAATTTCATGAGCAGTGTAGGAGGTCATTTGAACGGGAGTACCTGAAG ACATTCTACCATTGGACCCAAGAAGCCGCCTTAAGTGTCACAAACCAGATTATTGAATCTGACTCTGCTGTACCTGAGGTTAAAGTTTGCACTGCTGCACTGGATCTCATGCTTCAAATCCTGAATTGGGATTTTCGTAGCAATAACAGTGACACAAAACTAAATGTAAATGTCTTCTCTTCTGGAGTTAGACAGGATGGGGATTCTCTCAAAAAGTCTGAATGTCACGTAGTGCAG CCTGGTTCTGAATGGCGTGATGTGTTAGTTTTAAGTGGTCATGTTGGATGGCTTTTGAGTTTATATGCAGCATTGAGGCTGAAATTTTCACGCGAAGGATACTGGATTGACTGCCCTGTTGCAGTCTCTGCTCGAAAGCTAGTTGTACAATTTTGTTCTTTAACAGGACCTGTATTTCTTTCTG ATGATAGAAAAATGCATGAGCAACATCTTCTGCAGCTCCTATCTGGGATAATAGAGTGGGTAGATCCTCCTGATGCTGTTTCAAAAGCTATTGAAAATGGGAAAAGTGACAG TGAGATGCTTGATGGCTGTCGAGCATTATTGGCCATTGCAAATGTAACAACTCCCCATGATTTTGACGGTTTGCTAAAATCTATGAG GCCTATGGGTACTCTTACCTTTTTGTCAATGTTGATGTCTGAAGTTATTAAAGTCCTCATGACTAGTAACACAGAAGAGGAGACTTGGAGCTGGGAAGCACGTGATGTTTTATTGGATACTTGGACTGCCATTCTAACG CCAATAAATACAATGAATGTGAATGCTTTGCTTCCGCCTGATGGGATAACAGCTGCTGCTAATCTCTTCAGTTTCATTGTAGAGTGCGAGCTACGAT tgGCTTCTGCAACAGCATTTAATGATGAGGGCAATTCAGACTATCTTCATGCTTCTGTATCAG CCATGGATGAAAGGTTAAGCTGCTATGCGCTTATTGCAAGAGCTTGTATTGATGTTACAATTCCTTTGCTCCTAAGAGTATTTTCCGAGCGGGTTGCACGCCTTAATCAG GGCAGAGGCATCATCGACTTGACTGAAACATTGGAAGAACTTTATTCATTGTTGCTTATTATTGGTCATGTAATTGCAGATGAAGGGGAGGGGGAACTACCATTG GTTCCTAATACGATACAAACCCAGTTTGTTGTTGATTTCGTTGAAGCAGATAGGCACCCTGTTATTTTACTTTCCAG CTCAATCTTAAAATTTGCTGAGCAGTGCCTCAGTCCGGAAATGAGGGCATCAGTTTTTAGTCCGCGACTAATGGAG TCAATTATATGGTTCCTTGCAAGGTGGTCTCGTACATATTTGATGTCTTCTGATGGGATTGCGGAGAAAATATTAGATTCAGGTCATCATCACGAGCATAGTTCAAAAAAGACTTTGCTTTGCTTCTTTGGAGAACATAACCAAGGGAAACTTGTTCTTGATATTATTGTTCGTATAGCTTTCATCACACTTACATCTTATCAAGGAGAGAAGGATTTGCAG GGACTCACTTGTTACCAGTTACTTCATTCTCTGGTTCAGCAAAAGCATATATGCATCCACCTTGTTACTCTG AATTCATGGCATGAACTAGCAACCTCATTTTCCACTGAAAAGACTTTGATGTTGTTGGACACTGCTCATCAG CGATCTCTTGCACAAACACTAGTTCGTTCAGCTTCAGGCATAAGAAATTCAGAGGCATCTAGTCA gtaTGTAAGAAATCTCATGGGTCCTATTGCAACATACATAGTGGAGATATCTAGGAAGCATAATTTTAGAAGCATTGCCCAACAACCAGATATTCTCCTTTCG GTCAGCTGCATGTTGGAACGGCTACGTGGAGCTGCAAGTGCGTCCGAACCTCGAACACAGAAGGCTATCTATGAACTGGGATTCTCTGTAATGAATCCCATTCTAATTCTTCTTGAAGTTTATAAACATGAG TCTGCAGTTGTCTACCTGCTACTTAAATTTGTAGTTGACTGGGTTGATGGACAAATTACATACTTGGAGGCCCAAGAAACTGCTGCCGTCGTTGATTTCTGCATGCGTTTGCTTCAGCTGTATTCATCTCACAATATTGGCAAG ATATCACTAAGTCTGTCACTCAGCTTAATTAGTGAGTCTAAAACAGACAAGTATAGAGATTTGCGtgcacttcttcaacttctctcAAGTCTTTGCTCTAAAGACATG ATTGATTTCTCGTCAGATTCGATTGAGGCCCAAGGCACTAACATATCTCAG TCAATTTCTAGTGCATGTGTCTTGCAGGTGGTTTACTATGGACTTCACATGGTCGCGCCATTGATTTCTATGGAACTCTTAAAATATCCCAAACTTTGTCATGAT tatttttctctcctttcaCATATGTTGGAGGTTTATCCAGAAACATTTGCGCTACTAAATAGTGAAGCCTTTGCTCATGTACTTGGAACCCTTGATTTTGGTCTTCACCATCAG GACGCAGATGTGGTTAGTAAGAGTCTGAGAGCTCTGCAAGCTCTTGCTTCTTACCACTACAAAGAGACTGGTAATGGTAATATAGGCTTGGGTGCCCACACCACGGGTCTTAAGGATTCAAGTGGGAATGTTCAGGAAGGTCTTTTGAGCCGTTTTCTTCGTTCATTGCTGCAGCTTCTCCTTTTTGAGGATTATAG TTCGGATCTGATCAGTGTTGCAGCAGATGCTCTCCTTCCATTAATCCTGTGTGAGCAAGGCCTGTATCAG AGATTGGGGAATGAATTGATAGAGAGACAACCAAATCCAACACTCAAAACTAGGCTGGCAAATGCATTTCACACACTAACAAGTGCAAATCAGCTTTCTTCCTCCCTGGATCGAATAAATTACCAGAGGTTTAGAAAAAATCTTACTAGTTTCCTAGTTGAAGTTCGTGGATTTCTAAGGACAATGTGA
- the LOC108345529 gene encoding uncharacterized protein LOC108345529 isoform X2: MQGFTPTTDLKELQSTMRAIEQACTSIQMHINPGASEAVILSLGQSSQPYKTCQFILENSQVATARFQAAAAIREAAIREWVVLSADVKRNLISFCLCYIMQHASSPDGYVQAKVASVASQLMKRGWLEFMVGEKVVFFYQVNKAVVGADGIDMQFAGIKFLESLLSEFSPSTSSAMGLPREFHEQCRRSFEREYLKTFYHWTQEAALSVTNQIIESDSAVPEVKVCTAALDLMLQILNWDFRSNNSDTKLNVNVFSSGVRQDGDSLKKSECHVVQPGSEWRDVLVLSGHVGWLLSLYAALRLKFSREGYWIDCPVAVSARKLVVQFCSLTGPVFLSDDRKMHEQHLLQLLSGIIEWVDPPDAVSKAIENGKSDSEMLDGCRALLAIANVTTPHDFDGLLKSMRPMGTLTFLSMLMSEVIKVLMTSNTEEETWSWEARDVLLDTWTAILTPINTMNVNALLPPDGITAAANLFSFIVECELRLASATAFNDEGNSDYLHASVSAMDERLSCYALIARACIDVTIPLLLRVFSERVARLNQGRGIIDLTETLEELYSLLLIIGHVIADEGEGELPLVPNTIQTQFVVDFVEADRHPVILLSSSILKFAEQCLSPEMRASVFSPRLMESIIWFLARWSRTYLMSSDGIAEKILDSGHHHEHSSKKTLLCFFGEHNQGKLVLDIIVRIAFITLTSYQGEKDLQGLTCYQLLHSLVQQKHICIHLVTLNSWHELATSFSTEKTLMLLDTAHQRSLAQTLVRSASGIRNSEASSQYVRNLMGPIATYIVEISRKHNFRSIAQQPDILLSVSCMLERLRGAASASEPRTQKAIYELGFSVMNPILILLEVYKHESAVVYLLLKFVVDWVDGQITYLEAQETAAVVDFCMRLLQLYSSHNIGKISLSLSLSLISESKTDKYRDLRALLQLLSSLCSKDMIDFSSDSIEAQGTNISQSISSACVLQVVYYGLHMVAPLISMELLKYPKLCHDYFSLLSHMLEVYPETFALLNSEAFAHVLGTLDFGLHHQDADVVSKSLRALQALASYHYKETGNGNIGLGAHTTGLKDSSGNVQEGLLSRFLRSLLQLLLFEDYSSDLISVAADALLPLILCEQGLYQRLGNELIERQPNPTLKTRLANAFHTLTSANQLSSSLDRINYQRFRKNLTSFLVEVRGFLRTM, encoded by the exons AAAATTCACAGGTGGCAACTGCCAGGTTTCAAGCGGCTGCAGCAATCCGAGAAGCTGCTATTAGAGAATGGGTTGTTCTCAGTGCTGATGTCAAGAGAAACTTGATAAG TTTTTGTCTATGCTATATCATGCAACATGCTAGTTCTCCTGATGGTTATGTTCAAGCAAAGGTCGCATCTGTGGCTAGTCAGTTGATGAAAAGGGGTTG GCTTGAGTTTATGGTTGGAGAGAAGGTGGTTTTCTTTTATCAG GTGAACAAGGCCGTTGTGGGTGCTGATGGGATAGACATGCAGTTTGCTGGAATAAAATTCCTTGAATCATTG CTATCAGAATTTTCTCCATCTACTTCAAGTGCTATGGGCCTTCCAAGGGAATTTCATGAGCAGTGTAGGAGGTCATTTGAACGGGAGTACCTGAAG ACATTCTACCATTGGACCCAAGAAGCCGCCTTAAGTGTCACAAACCAGATTATTGAATCTGACTCTGCTGTACCTGAGGTTAAAGTTTGCACTGCTGCACTGGATCTCATGCTTCAAATCCTGAATTGGGATTTTCGTAGCAATAACAGTGACACAAAACTAAATGTAAATGTCTTCTCTTCTGGAGTTAGACAGGATGGGGATTCTCTCAAAAAGTCTGAATGTCACGTAGTGCAG CCTGGTTCTGAATGGCGTGATGTGTTAGTTTTAAGTGGTCATGTTGGATGGCTTTTGAGTTTATATGCAGCATTGAGGCTGAAATTTTCACGCGAAGGATACTGGATTGACTGCCCTGTTGCAGTCTCTGCTCGAAAGCTAGTTGTACAATTTTGTTCTTTAACAGGACCTGTATTTCTTTCTG ATGATAGAAAAATGCATGAGCAACATCTTCTGCAGCTCCTATCTGGGATAATAGAGTGGGTAGATCCTCCTGATGCTGTTTCAAAAGCTATTGAAAATGGGAAAAGTGACAG TGAGATGCTTGATGGCTGTCGAGCATTATTGGCCATTGCAAATGTAACAACTCCCCATGATTTTGACGGTTTGCTAAAATCTATGAG GCCTATGGGTACTCTTACCTTTTTGTCAATGTTGATGTCTGAAGTTATTAAAGTCCTCATGACTAGTAACACAGAAGAGGAGACTTGGAGCTGGGAAGCACGTGATGTTTTATTGGATACTTGGACTGCCATTCTAACG CCAATAAATACAATGAATGTGAATGCTTTGCTTCCGCCTGATGGGATAACAGCTGCTGCTAATCTCTTCAGTTTCATTGTAGAGTGCGAGCTACGAT tgGCTTCTGCAACAGCATTTAATGATGAGGGCAATTCAGACTATCTTCATGCTTCTGTATCAG CCATGGATGAAAGGTTAAGCTGCTATGCGCTTATTGCAAGAGCTTGTATTGATGTTACAATTCCTTTGCTCCTAAGAGTATTTTCCGAGCGGGTTGCACGCCTTAATCAG GGCAGAGGCATCATCGACTTGACTGAAACATTGGAAGAACTTTATTCATTGTTGCTTATTATTGGTCATGTAATTGCAGATGAAGGGGAGGGGGAACTACCATTG GTTCCTAATACGATACAAACCCAGTTTGTTGTTGATTTCGTTGAAGCAGATAGGCACCCTGTTATTTTACTTTCCAG CTCAATCTTAAAATTTGCTGAGCAGTGCCTCAGTCCGGAAATGAGGGCATCAGTTTTTAGTCCGCGACTAATGGAG TCAATTATATGGTTCCTTGCAAGGTGGTCTCGTACATATTTGATGTCTTCTGATGGGATTGCGGAGAAAATATTAGATTCAGGTCATCATCACGAGCATAGTTCAAAAAAGACTTTGCTTTGCTTCTTTGGAGAACATAACCAAGGGAAACTTGTTCTTGATATTATTGTTCGTATAGCTTTCATCACACTTACATCTTATCAAGGAGAGAAGGATTTGCAG GGACTCACTTGTTACCAGTTACTTCATTCTCTGGTTCAGCAAAAGCATATATGCATCCACCTTGTTACTCTG AATTCATGGCATGAACTAGCAACCTCATTTTCCACTGAAAAGACTTTGATGTTGTTGGACACTGCTCATCAG CGATCTCTTGCACAAACACTAGTTCGTTCAGCTTCAGGCATAAGAAATTCAGAGGCATCTAGTCA gtaTGTAAGAAATCTCATGGGTCCTATTGCAACATACATAGTGGAGATATCTAGGAAGCATAATTTTAGAAGCATTGCCCAACAACCAGATATTCTCCTTTCG GTCAGCTGCATGTTGGAACGGCTACGTGGAGCTGCAAGTGCGTCCGAACCTCGAACACAGAAGGCTATCTATGAACTGGGATTCTCTGTAATGAATCCCATTCTAATTCTTCTTGAAGTTTATAAACATGAG TCTGCAGTTGTCTACCTGCTACTTAAATTTGTAGTTGACTGGGTTGATGGACAAATTACATACTTGGAGGCCCAAGAAACTGCTGCCGTCGTTGATTTCTGCATGCGTTTGCTTCAGCTGTATTCATCTCACAATATTGGCAAG ATATCACTAAGTCTGTCACTCAGCTTAATTAGTGAGTCTAAAACAGACAAGTATAGAGATTTGCGtgcacttcttcaacttctctcAAGTCTTTGCTCTAAAGACATG ATTGATTTCTCGTCAGATTCGATTGAGGCCCAAGGCACTAACATATCTCAG TCAATTTCTAGTGCATGTGTCTTGCAGGTGGTTTACTATGGACTTCACATGGTCGCGCCATTGATTTCTATGGAACTCTTAAAATATCCCAAACTTTGTCATGAT tatttttctctcctttcaCATATGTTGGAGGTTTATCCAGAAACATTTGCGCTACTAAATAGTGAAGCCTTTGCTCATGTACTTGGAACCCTTGATTTTGGTCTTCACCATCAG GACGCAGATGTGGTTAGTAAGAGTCTGAGAGCTCTGCAAGCTCTTGCTTCTTACCACTACAAAGAGACTGGTAATGGTAATATAGGCTTGGGTGCCCACACCACGGGTCTTAAGGATTCAAGTGGGAATGTTCAGGAAGGTCTTTTGAGCCGTTTTCTTCGTTCATTGCTGCAGCTTCTCCTTTTTGAGGATTATAG TTCGGATCTGATCAGTGTTGCAGCAGATGCTCTCCTTCCATTAATCCTGTGTGAGCAAGGCCTGTATCAG AGATTGGGGAATGAATTGATAGAGAGACAACCAAATCCAACACTCAAAACTAGGCTGGCAAATGCATTTCACACACTAACAAGTGCAAATCAGCTTTCTTCCTCCCTGGATCGAATAAATTACCAGAGGTTTAGAAAAAATCTTACTAGTTTCCTAGTTGAAGTTCGTGGATTTCTAAGGACAATGTGA